The following are from one region of the Heptranchias perlo isolate sHepPer1 chromosome 11, sHepPer1.hap1, whole genome shotgun sequence genome:
- the nyx gene encoding nyctalopin, with amino-acid sequence MLLIILNVVFLAPLHVSALWACARLCPPACTCTQERSCAVLCDRAGLHQVLREFPCEAAAINLDKNSIKFLAEKSFGTLPALRSLSLDHNNISFITPGAFKGLPNLTELKLAHNEYIRYLHTRTFTGLKRLLKLDLSNCNLFNIPDRIFIAVSSMQELAMWQNNFRRLPGAVRGLESLIRLYLERNRIEAVAYNSLQGLNNLKYLNLQDNKIAVIHEKGFKDCVKLEYLYLNDNLLSNLPEFAFNELRHLKMLNLGGNTLANVSSTWFSELVELEVLYLDRNTINYIEEGTFENLTSLISLHLNSNNLTSLPLPVFQPVYFIGRLYLFRNPWECDCRMEWLKEWMENYKLVRDIPCASPSSVAGMDLSKVLFTKSADGICLDPVEQNVTAYTPNPTEWLQSTTENRFSSLISKLLFPKMYEDIENTTEVFRNVSDPGGVNEEVSAAANVELYPNNTHIQILVIFVVMLFYNI; translated from the exons ATGCTTCTGATCATTTTAAACG TGGTTTTTCTTGCTCCCCTGCATGTCTCTGCTCTTTGGGCTTGTGCCCGCTTGTGTCCTCCCGCTTGTACCTGCACTCAGGAACGGAGCTGCGCCGTCCTCTGCGACCGAGCTGGACTGCACCAAGTCCTCAGGGAGTTCCCATGTGAGGCCGCCGCTATCAACTTGGATAAAAACAGCATCAAATTTTTGGCAGAGAAATCCTTCGGTACTCTTCCAGCCCTCCGATCTCTATCCTTGGACCACAACAACATCTCCTTCATCACCCCGGGTGCCTTTAAAGGGCTGCCCAACCTCACCGAGCTCAAACTGGCGCACAACGAGTACATTAGATACCTGCACACCAGGACTTTCACTGGTCTCAAACGCCTCCTGAAACTCGATTTGTCTAATTGCAATCTCTTTAATATCCCAGACCGGATCTTTATAGCAGTCTCTTCTATGCAAGAGCTAGCTATGTGGCAGAACAACTTCAGGAGACTACCTGGAGCAGTGAGGGGGTTGGAGAGTCTAATCCGTTTGTACTTGGAGCGGAACAGGATTGAAGCGGTGGCTTACAACTCCCTGCAAGGACTGAAcaatttgaaatatttaaatcTTCAAGACAACAAAATTGCGGTAATCCACGAAAAGGGTTTTAAAGACTGCGTGAAATTGGAGTATCTCTATCTCAATGACAACCTCCTGAGCAACCTTCCCGAGTTTGCTTTTAATGAACTCAGACACCTGAAGATGTTAAACCTAGGAGGTAACACTTTGGCGAATGTGTCCAGTACATGGTTTAGTGAGCTGGTTGAGCTGGAGGTCCTCTATCTGGACAGAAACACAATCAATTACATAGAAGAAGGGACTTTTGAAAACCTGACCAGTTTGATCTCCCTGCATCTGAATAGCAATAACCTGACTTCACTACCCCTTCCAGTCTTTCAGCCAGTGTACTTCATAGGGCGGCTCTATCTCTTCAGAAATCCTTGGGAGTGTGATTGCAGGATGGAGTGGTTGAAGGAATGGATGGAAAACTACAAACTAGTTAGGGACATTCCGTGTGCCTCTCCATCTTCAGTAGCTGGTATGGACCTGAGTAAGGTGCTCTTCACCAAATCTGCAGACGGTATCTGCCTGGATCCGGTGGAACAGAACGTGACAGCTTACACCCCAAACCCGACAGAGTGGCTCCAATCCACCACAGAGAATAGGTTCAGTAGTCTTATATCTAAACTACTTTTCCCAAAAATGTACGAGGATATTGAGAACACCACCGAAGTATTTAGGAACGTGTCAGACCCGGGCGGAGTCAATGAGGAGGTGTCTGCAGCAGCTAATGTCGAACTTTATCCTAATAATACACACATTCAGATCCTCGTTATCTTCGTTGTAATGTTATTTTATAATATATGA